TCGAAGTTGACCATGTTGTTCGTTTCGTAGTCGAACGCCTCGTTCCAGAAACACTTCAGGAAGTTGTAGTACAGCAATCGCTGGACGTTGTGCGTTCCTGCGGGAATTCCAAGCACCGGAATCGGCTTCTCCAGCGTGATCGTGGCATTCAGCCGTGACAATTCACGGCCCAGCTCCGTGATGCCTTCGCAGGCCGCATAGCACTCCTCCGCGGAGAGCAGCATGAAATTCTGGCGGATATGATCGTCGGCGAATACCCGCGCGGCTCCCATCTTCCGATAGACGTAGAAGAAGAATTGGCCGCCGGGCCTGACCTTTCGATACAGGGCTTCTACCGCCGCCCGGGTGTTCGGCGTGTGATGCAGCACCCCGTCCGCGATGATGAAGTCAAACGTATCATCGGGGAAGGGCGCTTCCATCAAGTCGGCCTGAACGACCGAACAGTTCTCGAGATCACGGGTGTTCTCGAATGTCGTCAATGCCGCGTCGGACACGTCGAGCGCAAACACCTCGCCCGGGCAGTTCTCGGCGATGAACCGGGTGTTGAAGCCCGACCCCGGACCAACCTCGAGCACGCGCTGCTTGGACCGGTAGAACGCCTTCAAGGCGTCCAGATCGGGCAGCCCGAGCTTCTTGCAATACCAACCAAACAGGAATTCCTTGTGCTCGGGTTGCAGTCCGTATTGCTTGAAGCGGCGCCACTTGTCCGAGAAGGTCTGGTTCGTCTTGGCCTGCTCATGGGCCTCCGGCCGGCTCTGCGCGGTCGCCGGCTTCGGCAAGCCGTAGCGCGAGCAGAACTCGCTCAGGTCGGGCTGCATCGGGCCGCTCAGGAAGCAGGGAACCCCTTGCAGGATCGGATACCACAGCGATGCATCGGGCGTCCGAAGGATGCCTTCGATAATCTGGCCGTCCTGTTGCGTGAAAGCCTCGAGCTGAAGCTCCATTCCGTTCGGACGGAGACGTGAAGACGCAACGGTTCGCATAAATCTAGCTCCTACAACTGCAACTAATGGAGGGCACCGCCATAGGCGCCGTGTTGCTTGCACCAGGACTCGAAGCTGAGCAAACACCAGATCAGCGCGACATGGCTTGCCCTGTCTTCGAAATGTTCGTTCAGAATCCGACGTACGAAGTCATACTGGAGCACGCCGCGCTGCCTGATGCGGGATTCAGAAAGTTGCTCCTCGATCCATGAGCGCAGAATGCCCCTGTACCAAGATGCGTCCGGAGGACCAAATCCCATCTTCGGTTTCCGGTAGATCGTATCGGGCACCAGCGGCCGGACGGCTTCGCGAAACAGGATCTTCCCCGTGGAGCCGTCGGACAGCAGGCTCCAGTCCACGTTGAGCAGATAGTCGACCAGCTCGTTATCAAGCAGCGGCACCCTCGCCTCAAGGGAATGCGCCATCGACAGCTTGTCTTCCAGAGCCAGAAGGCCTGGAAGGTAGGTGGTCATATCGACGTGCATGATGACGTCCCAAGGGTCTTGCGACGGAACCGAGCCGATCGCATCTCCGATCGCGGCGAGCGGATCGAAACCTCCCGCGGCTCGCAAGAACTCCGGCGTAAAGGCATCCTTGATGCGCTCCGCCGAGATCGGGACATTGAGGCTTGCCCGGTAGAGGGCAAAGGCATCGCTTGAGGCCGCCCGACCCGCCGCTCCGGCGCGAAGACGCTGAAGGGCACGTCGCATCAGGGAAGCCGGAGCCGCCCTCGGCACAATGGCATATCTGCCGACATATCCTCCGGTGACTTCGTCACCGCCCGTACCCGACAGAACGACCTTGGCGTCCTGAGCGACGCGTTGCGCGATCAGATAATTCACATAGGCCATTCCCATGCGAGGATATTCGATCGCGCCGACCGTCGCATCCAGGTGACGGACCAGCGCGTCCTGCGGCACCATGAGTTCGACGCGTTCGATATTGAGCTGCTTTGCGACCGCCCTCGAGAACTCGCGCTCATCGACAAATTTGTCGACGCCGACATTCTCGAGATCGAAGATGCACGAATAGGCGCGGACCACCGGATCGATCTGGTGCGCACCAGCCGTGATTGCCGAACTGTCGATGCCGCCCGATAGATACGCCATCACCGGAACGTCCGCGGCCAACTGTCTCCGCAACGCGGACTGCAATATCTCGCCAAACTCGCCCGAGGCCCGTGCCAAACCGGGCGAGTATTTGCGATGATAGGACGGCGACCAATAGGTGCCGCTCGAACTTCCACTCGCCGCAAATCGCTCGAAGGTACCCGGCTTGAGGAGACGAACGCCGCGGAACGGCGTGCGCCCTCCCCAATTGTTCATCAGCGTGAAGTACTCCAGGGTTGCCGACGCATCGAACTGCTTGTCGATCAACCCACTGGCGTAGAGCGCACGCACCTCCGAGCCGAAGACGAGACCCTTGCCGGGCAGTTCCGCGACGTAGAGCGGCTTGATCCCGTACCGGTCGCGGGCGATCGCCAGCTCACGCTGCCGCTCGTCCCAGATCGCGCAGGCGAACATGCCGTTCAGCCTGCTGAACAGCCCGTCCTTCCACTGCTCCCAGCCATGCACCAGAACCTCGGTGTCCGAGTGGTCCGTCGCAAAGACATGGCCGGCGGCCTCGAGCTGCTTTCTGAGCTCGCGGTGATTGTAGATCTCGCCGTTGAAGACGACCCATACGGTGCCGTCCTCGTTGCTCATCGGCTGGTGGCCCGAGACAAGATCGACGATCGCAAGTCGGCGGAAGCCCAATGCTACGTCGGGCGAGGCATAGTAGCCGTCGTCATCCGGACCGCGGTGCTCGATGCTGGCCGCCATGCGGCGGATGCGCTCGTCCGCGTCCGGACAAGAGCCAAAATGCAAAATGCCTGAAATGCCGCACATCTGAATCTACCCGACCTCGACGCCAGCGGGCGCCAGCACGAACGTACTGTCGGGGCTGCGATAGGCCTCGATCATCGCCCCGGCAATGTGGTCGGGATCGTGCCATCGCTCGACATAACGACGAGATCGCTTTCCCAGCTCGGTCCATTCGGCCCGGCGCTCGAGAATGGACGCAAGATCTTCCGTGAGCCGTGCGGGATCGACGTTCAGGATCGCAAGATCATCCCGCATGGCCGGCGGGATGAATTGCAGGTCGTTTTCCCTGACGTAGCAAACCACTGGCTTTCCCATCGCCATCATCTCGACAGCAAAGCCGCCGTACCAACCCGCAAGCACCTGGTCAATGGCAAGATCGGCCGACCTGTAGATGGCCATCGCCTCTTCGTGGGTCTTCTTTTCGACCAGGATCAGCTCGAAGTCGAACCGGGATTTCAGGCGCTCAAGCGCATCGAGGATCATCTGGGTGCCCTTGATACTCGGATCGCTCGGCGCGTGGACGATCCTCGGCCTGCCTTCGGCGCGGGGATACTCGGGCGAGAAATGACTGATCTCCACGTTGGCGTAGGGGAGAAACTGCCCGCCCGGAACGACGTGCCCCAGTTCCGGATTGAGATAGAACACGCGGTCGAACAGCGGCAGCACACGATCGATCAAGCGGGACCGGCGCGCATCCAGTGACGCGACGCAGGTTTCAAAGGCTGAGCAACGCCCGCTGGCACACATAGTCCACTGATTTCGCCGATTGCCCTCCCCCGCCAGCCTTGCGTCGCATCCCTGCAGGGTCATGAACCGCTTCCTGCCCAGCCCCTTGGCCAGCTGGAGATCGATCGTCACCAGCCGCTTCAGCAGCGGTCCCATCCGGCCCACGCCCTCGAATGCATAGCCCGTGTACAGGAATGTCGTGCCGAAATAGTAGTGGAGCACGTCGTAGCGAAGCAGCGCGGACAATCCGAACCACGCGCTACGCGCTGCTTTCTGAAACTCGGTTGCCGTTTCGTCATACAGCACCTTGTCCGCCGGATAGCGAAACCAGGTTCCGCTGCGAACGACCAGGTCGCTGCTGTTGCCGCGCCTGCGCTCGGCACGCGAGAGCGACCAGGGCTGATTGCCGATATTGAAGGGGCCGTGAAGGA
The window above is part of the Bradyrhizobium sp. PSBB068 genome. Proteins encoded here:
- the asnB gene encoding asparagine synthase (glutamine-hydrolyzing), which encodes MCGISGILHFGSCPDADERIRRMAASIEHRGPDDDGYYASPDVALGFRRLAIVDLVSGHQPMSNEDGTVWVVFNGEIYNHRELRKQLEAAGHVFATDHSDTEVLVHGWEQWKDGLFSRLNGMFACAIWDERQRELAIARDRYGIKPLYVAELPGKGLVFGSEVRALYASGLIDKQFDASATLEYFTLMNNWGGRTPFRGVRLLKPGTFERFAASGSSSGTYWSPSYHRKYSPGLARASGEFGEILQSALRRQLAADVPVMAYLSGGIDSSAITAGAHQIDPVVRAYSCIFDLENVGVDKFVDEREFSRAVAKQLNIERVELMVPQDALVRHLDATVGAIEYPRMGMAYVNYLIAQRVAQDAKVVLSGTGGDEVTGGYVGRYAIVPRAAPASLMRRALQRLRAGAAGRAASSDAFALYRASLNVPISAERIKDAFTPEFLRAAGGFDPLAAIGDAIGSVPSQDPWDVIMHVDMTTYLPGLLALEDKLSMAHSLEARVPLLDNELVDYLLNVDWSLLSDGSTGKILFREAVRPLVPDTIYRKPKMGFGPPDASWYRGILRSWIEEQLSESRIRQRGVLQYDFVRRILNEHFEDRASHVALIWCLLSFESWCKQHGAYGGALH
- a CDS encoding class I SAM-dependent methyltransferase, which translates into the protein MQATRRLWRCPPLVAVVGARFMRTVASSRLRPNGMELQLEAFTQQDGQIIEGILRTPDASLWYPILQGVPCFLSGPMQPDLSEFCSRYGLPKPATAQSRPEAHEQAKTNQTFSDKWRRFKQYGLQPEHKEFLFGWYCKKLGLPDLDALKAFYRSKQRVLEVGPGSGFNTRFIAENCPGEVFALDVSDAALTTFENTRDLENCSVVQADLMEAPFPDDTFDFIIADGVLHHTPNTRAAVEALYRKVRPGGQFFFYVYRKMGAARVFADDHIRQNFMLLSAEECYAACEGITELGRELSRLNATITLEKPIPVLGIPAGTHNVQRLLYYNFLKCFWNEAFDYETNNMVNFDWYHPHNAWQHSDEEVAGWMKELGVKSYTFNDSNPNGISVLLTKPTV